One Roseimaritima multifibrata DNA window includes the following coding sequences:
- a CDS encoding SDR family NAD(P)-dependent oxidoreductase, with translation MPATECVLITGASSGIGEELARLFAKDGAEVVLVARREEKLQELAKELESQYGTHATVIAMDLAKPDGAQKLCESLSEQEIEVDVLVNNAGFGILGRFQDSKWETQRAMIGVNISALTELTHRLLPKMLERQRGGILNVSSVAAFPPGPLMAVYYASKAFVQSFSDALREELRGTPISVTSLAPGPVSTEFASRSGIGSLGFFDRNSLPAKQVAAAGYQAFRKKKRNCTPGLFNRVGTIATRTLPRTISARIVARVQGRKLE, from the coding sequence ATGCCAGCGACTGAATGCGTCTTGATCACCGGGGCCAGTTCTGGCATCGGTGAAGAATTAGCCCGGCTTTTCGCGAAGGATGGGGCTGAAGTGGTCTTGGTCGCACGTCGCGAAGAAAAATTACAGGAACTAGCGAAGGAATTGGAATCGCAGTACGGCACCCACGCGACGGTGATTGCCATGGACCTGGCGAAGCCGGACGGAGCCCAAAAACTTTGCGAATCGCTTAGCGAACAAGAAATAGAGGTTGATGTTCTGGTCAACAACGCGGGTTTTGGCATCCTCGGCCGGTTCCAAGATTCGAAATGGGAGACTCAGCGGGCGATGATCGGGGTCAATATTTCGGCGTTGACCGAACTGACGCATCGCCTGCTTCCCAAAATGTTGGAGCGTCAGCGGGGGGGAATTTTAAATGTTTCTTCGGTGGCAGCCTTCCCACCGGGCCCATTGATGGCGGTTTACTACGCCAGCAAGGCATTTGTTCAGTCTTTTTCTGACGCATTGCGCGAAGAACTTCGCGGGACCCCAATTTCGGTCACGTCGCTGGCTCCGGGCCCCGTCAGCACCGAGTTTGCTAGCCGCAGCGGGATCGGTTCGCTTGGTTTCTTTGACCGCAATTCACTGCCAGCAAAACAGGTTGCCGCCGCGGGATACCAGGCTTTCCGCAAGAAAAAGCGGAATTGCACCCCCGGTTTATTCAATCGCGTAGGAACCATTGCGACGCGAACCCTGCCTCGTACGATTTCTGCACGAATTGTCGCACGCGTCCAAGGGCGCAAACTAGAATAA
- a CDS encoding ABC transporter ATP-binding protein — translation MFLFGPFSEARKEVTIPGILAWRVASCFLALLVPLLIVVVGLITELLGPGILTTKVQLGRGLVVPVPEVLIQQPALTQLLWLTAFAVGVAFVFALLLWRTHLGLLRRGRLTTEKFHQRILQRILDKAQVEGASAQRSRVQALIERDLPALNIGLISWWRSCPRIAIVLACCLGLALLVDVWLALLAIIGGILVWRLRMWVSRREPAQGAGWEVAHSQQDLVETVRQAPLLARLQSRQTVSDVFAEKLLRLRRQQAAVDAHHSRVLPVVAFAGLLATLLVLLAFGVNRLSSADGLGMSAGVVLGLSLAGAAVAAARILRFYKNIVLAQDAAANLYRFLAGEEDQQMGDLVGITGIRSAVELSNVTLRNDLGKDVLTSLTLRLEPKSVVALLGTDTVSTAALIEILQGFGKPTEGTVEIDGISVSEIHPNSLSRQVFWVGADGPIWNGTIAENLLGIDAVGGDEAVQEVLRRVGIYEQISELSDGMATVLSPDDTSLDGTTRYAIGVARALLRKPALVVVQEPDTVEGLADDEPLDALRFLAHSGAIVIMLPRRLNSLRTADRVVLLNGSRLAGEGSHEDLLAGSDLYRHLNYALFNPYRNL, via the coding sequence ATGTTTTTATTTGGACCTTTTTCTGAAGCTCGAAAAGAGGTCACCATTCCGGGCATTCTTGCTTGGCGGGTGGCGTCTTGCTTCCTCGCTCTTTTGGTCCCCCTGTTGATTGTGGTCGTGGGGTTGATCACCGAATTGCTGGGGCCAGGAATACTGACGACAAAGGTTCAGCTTGGTCGCGGTTTAGTCGTCCCCGTTCCCGAGGTGTTGATTCAGCAGCCCGCTTTGACGCAGTTGCTTTGGTTGACGGCTTTTGCCGTTGGGGTCGCGTTCGTTTTTGCCCTCCTGCTATGGCGGACCCATTTAGGGCTGCTCCGTCGTGGACGTTTGACGACCGAGAAATTCCATCAGCGGATTTTGCAGCGCATCCTCGATAAGGCCCAGGTCGAAGGCGCAAGTGCTCAGCGATCACGCGTCCAAGCATTGATCGAACGCGATCTGCCCGCATTAAATATCGGATTGATCTCCTGGTGGCGATCCTGTCCACGGATCGCGATTGTGTTGGCCTGTTGTCTGGGATTGGCTTTATTGGTCGATGTTTGGTTGGCTTTGCTAGCGATTATCGGCGGGATTTTAGTTTGGCGGTTGCGGATGTGGGTCAGCCGTCGTGAACCGGCACAAGGTGCAGGGTGGGAGGTTGCTCATTCGCAGCAAGACCTTGTGGAAACCGTCCGGCAGGCGCCCCTCTTGGCCCGTTTGCAATCAAGGCAAACGGTCAGCGATGTGTTTGCGGAAAAACTGCTTCGGTTGCGCCGCCAGCAAGCGGCCGTGGATGCCCATCATTCTCGCGTTTTGCCTGTGGTCGCTTTCGCCGGTTTGCTGGCGACTTTGTTGGTGTTGCTTGCCTTTGGCGTCAACCGTTTGAGCAGTGCCGATGGACTGGGAATGTCCGCAGGCGTTGTGCTGGGGCTTTCGTTGGCCGGAGCGGCCGTCGCGGCGGCTCGGATACTTCGGTTTTATAAAAATATCGTGTTAGCCCAAGACGCAGCGGCAAACCTTTATCGCTTCTTGGCGGGTGAAGAAGATCAACAGATGGGGGATTTGGTCGGGATTACCGGAATCCGGTCGGCCGTTGAATTAAGCAATGTCACGCTCCGAAACGATTTGGGAAAAGACGTCCTTACCAGCCTGACTTTACGGTTGGAGCCGAAATCGGTGGTCGCTTTGTTGGGGACCGATACGGTTTCCACGGCTGCACTGATCGAAATCTTGCAAGGGTTTGGCAAACCGACCGAGGGGACGGTTGAAATCGATGGGATCTCGGTTAGCGAAATCCATCCCAACTCCCTTTCGCGGCAGGTGTTTTGGGTTGGAGCCGATGGCCCGATTTGGAACGGTACGATTGCCGAAAACCTGTTGGGTATAGACGCCGTCGGCGGGGACGAAGCGGTTCAGGAAGTCTTGCGTCGGGTCGGAATCTACGAACAGATCTCGGAACTTAGCGATGGGATGGCAACGGTGTTGTCGCCCGACGATACAAGTCTTGATGGGACGACGCGCTATGCGATCGGCGTCGCCCGTGCGCTGCTGAGAAAGCCTGCGCTTGTCGTGGTTCAAGAACCGGATACGGTCGAAGGGCTAGCCGATGACGAGCCGCTGGACGCTTTGCGTTTCTTAGCCCACAGCGGAGCGATCGTGATCATGTTGCCCCGACGTTTGAATTCTTTGCGAACCGCCGATCGCGTGGTCCTTCTAAATGGAAGCCGCCTAGCAGGGGAAGGGAGCCATGAAGATTTGCTAGCAGGAAGCGACCTGTATCGCCACCTGAACTACGCTCTTTTCAATCCCTACCGAAACCTTTAA
- a CDS encoding sulfatase family protein, with amino-acid sequence MYSSSRIRRMICVLLFAAMVAPFSQAAPPAKTNPSTGELPPAGKRDGIAPRNVVFILTDDHRYDAMGFMGHPFLETPHLDSLAKNGVHLKNAFVTTSLCSPSRASILTGLYTHRHRVIDNNRLVPPGTRFFPEYLQQAGYETAFVGKWHMGGSHDEPRPGFDHWVSFRGQGNYLPPGPKYTLNVNGERVPQKGYITDELTDYAVDWLENQKDSDKPFFLYLSHKAVHANFTPAKRHEGRYANENLDFLPRGEDITAANDAPRWVRDQRNSWHGIDFSYHSDKGLDYLYQRYCESVLAVDDGVGRVLQQLKEMGIHDDTLVIYMGDNGFMFGEHGLIDKRVAYETSIRVPMMMQCPNLFSGGTVVEQMIGNLDVGPTVMHAAGLETPEYMDGLSFLDLAAGKPQPWRDHFLYVYYWEKNFPQTPTQFALRGDRYKYITYYGLWDVDELYDLQADPKETNNLINDPKLRPIAKKMEDQLYGMLQEANAMEIPLNQPAGGSQNKRWAKKGGAEAAAFPKSLVVEEPINKNAR; translated from the coding sequence ATGTATTCTTCTAGTCGCATTCGCCGAATGATTTGTGTTTTGCTATTCGCTGCCATGGTCGCCCCCTTTAGCCAGGCTGCCCCGCCAGCGAAAACCAACCCCAGCACGGGCGAACTGCCTCCGGCGGGAAAACGGGACGGAATCGCCCCACGCAATGTTGTCTTCATTCTGACCGATGACCATCGTTACGACGCGATGGGGTTCATGGGGCATCCATTCCTGGAAACCCCGCACCTTGATTCATTGGCAAAGAATGGCGTGCATCTGAAAAATGCCTTTGTGACCACTTCCCTCTGCTCCCCCAGTCGAGCTTCGATTCTGACCGGTCTGTACACGCACCGGCATCGAGTCATCGATAACAATCGCCTGGTCCCGCCCGGAACAAGGTTTTTCCCGGAATACCTGCAACAAGCGGGATACGAGACCGCCTTTGTCGGAAAATGGCACATGGGGGGATCGCATGACGAACCTCGCCCCGGATTCGACCATTGGGTCAGCTTTCGCGGCCAAGGCAATTACCTACCCCCCGGACCCAAGTACACCCTGAACGTCAACGGCGAACGTGTCCCTCAAAAGGGCTACATCACCGATGAATTGACCGATTACGCAGTCGATTGGTTGGAAAACCAGAAGGATTCGGACAAACCGTTTTTCCTATACCTTTCCCACAAAGCGGTCCATGCGAACTTCACCCCCGCAAAACGGCACGAAGGGAGATATGCGAACGAAAACCTTGATTTTCTGCCTCGCGGAGAAGATATTACCGCTGCCAACGACGCCCCGCGCTGGGTACGAGACCAACGCAACAGCTGGCATGGGATCGATTTTTCCTATCACAGCGACAAAGGCCTGGATTATCTCTACCAGCGGTACTGCGAATCGGTTTTGGCGGTTGACGATGGGGTGGGACGCGTCCTTCAGCAGCTGAAGGAAATGGGAATCCATGACGACACTCTTGTCATCTATATGGGTGACAATGGATTCATGTTTGGTGAACACGGGCTGATCGATAAACGCGTTGCCTACGAAACATCGATCCGCGTTCCGATGATGATGCAATGCCCCAACCTGTTTTCTGGCGGGACGGTTGTCGAACAAATGATCGGAAACCTGGACGTTGGTCCGACCGTCATGCATGCCGCGGGACTGGAGACTCCAGAATATATGGACGGCCTTAGTTTCCTGGACCTTGCGGCTGGCAAACCGCAACCTTGGCGAGACCACTTTCTCTACGTTTACTACTGGGAAAAGAATTTCCCGCAGACGCCCACCCAATTCGCCCTTCGTGGCGATCGCTACAAATACATCACCTATTACGGTTTATGGGACGTCGACGAACTGTATGATCTGCAAGCCGACCCAAAAGAAACCAACAATTTGATCAACGACCCCAAACTGCGCCCGATCGCGAAGAAAATGGAAGATCAGCTGTACGGGATGCTGCAGGAAGCGAACGCAATGGAAATTCCCTTAAATCAGCCTGCTGGCGGCTCGCAGAACAAACGTTGGGCGAAAAAGGGTGGCGCAGAGGCGGCCGCATTCCCTAAATCACTGGTCGTTGAGGAACCTATTAATAAGAACGCCCGATAG
- the ahcY gene encoding adenosylhomocysteinase has translation MSQVETTRLPYKVKNIDLAEFGRKEINLAENEMPGLMALREKYGQEKPLKGARIAGCLHMTIQTAVLIETLVELGAEVTWSSCNIFSTQDHAAAAIAAAGIPVYAWKGMTDEEFDWCIEQTLHFPSGEPLNMILDDGGDLTAMVHDKFPELLAEIRGLSEETTAGVHRLDVLHRTGKLKVPAINVNDSATKSKFDNLYGCRESLADGVKRATDVMLAGKVAVVCGYGDVGKGCAVSLQRYGCRVLVTEIDPINALQAAMEGFEVTTMENACLEGNLFVTTTGNKDIIMGEHLSKMPNDAIVCNIGHFDTEIDIAWLEREVAAGRVSKEEIKPADVGAVERYTFENGNSVIVLAKGRLVNLGCATGHPSFVMSTSFTNQVLAQLELWQRADQYDVSVHILPKRLDEEVARLHLGKLGVKLTTLSQEQADYIGVPVEGPYKPDHYRY, from the coding sequence GTGTCTCAGGTCGAAACGACTCGATTGCCCTACAAGGTAAAGAACATTGATCTGGCCGAATTCGGTCGCAAAGAAATCAACCTGGCTGAAAACGAAATGCCCGGATTGATGGCACTACGGGAGAAGTACGGACAGGAAAAACCTCTGAAGGGGGCACGCATCGCAGGTTGCCTTCACATGACGATCCAGACTGCCGTGCTGATTGAAACGCTGGTTGAACTTGGTGCGGAAGTCACCTGGAGCAGCTGCAATATCTTCAGCACCCAGGATCACGCTGCCGCTGCAATCGCCGCCGCTGGCATCCCTGTTTACGCTTGGAAAGGGATGACCGACGAAGAATTCGATTGGTGCATCGAGCAGACGCTGCACTTTCCTTCGGGCGAACCGTTGAACATGATCCTGGATGACGGCGGCGACCTGACCGCCATGGTCCATGATAAGTTCCCTGAACTGTTGGCAGAAATTCGCGGCTTGAGCGAAGAAACGACCGCCGGTGTTCATCGCTTGGATGTCTTGCACCGAACAGGCAAACTGAAAGTGCCTGCGATCAACGTGAATGATTCGGCGACCAAAAGCAAATTTGACAACCTGTATGGCTGCCGCGAATCGCTGGCAGACGGAGTCAAACGAGCAACCGACGTTATGTTGGCTGGCAAGGTGGCTGTTGTCTGTGGTTACGGCGACGTCGGAAAAGGTTGTGCTGTCTCGCTGCAGCGTTACGGGTGCCGCGTGTTGGTAACCGAAATCGATCCAATCAATGCCCTGCAGGCTGCGATGGAAGGTTTTGAAGTGACCACGATGGAGAACGCCTGCTTGGAAGGCAATCTGTTTGTTACCACCACCGGTAACAAAGACATCATCATGGGCGAGCATTTGTCGAAGATGCCTAACGATGCAATTGTCTGCAACATCGGACACTTTGATACCGAAATCGACATCGCTTGGCTGGAAAGAGAAGTCGCTGCAGGTCGCGTTTCCAAAGAAGAGATCAAACCGGCTGACGTCGGTGCGGTCGAGCGTTACACCTTTGAAAACGGCAACAGCGTGATCGTGTTGGCGAAAGGCCGCTTGGTCAATCTTGGATGTGCAACCGGACACCCAAGTTTTGTGATGAGCACCTCGTTCACCAACCAGGTCTTGGCTCAATTGGAATTGTGGCAACGTGCCGATCAGTACGACGTCAGCGTCCACATCTTGCCAAAACGTCTGGATGAAGAAGTCGCTCGCCTGCACCTTGGAAAACTGGGCGTCAAATTGACCACCCTTTCGCAAGAGCAAGCCGACTACATCGGAGTGCCTGTCGAAGGACCTTACAAGCCAGACCACTATCGCTACTAG
- a CDS encoding phosphoribosylanthranilate isomerase, protein MSAASPFRIKICGVKRSEDLVAASESGADAVGLNFFPPSVRYMDPLGEQARSLAAEAEQLGLNVVGLFVNSDVDSIAALTERVRLTFVQLHGDETPAAASRLRDAGVAVLRAVRLPRRALSPAEIEDRVAPWREVGAAILLDADAGSSYGGEGVSLDWRSIGAWSEQAADHWILAGGLGPKDVFRAIQIAKPHGVDVASGVEAPRGTKDANLVNAFCLEAERGLQEQFRP, encoded by the coding sequence ATGTCTGCGGCTTCCCCCTTTCGAATAAAAATTTGCGGAGTCAAGCGATCCGAGGATCTTGTTGCCGCTTCGGAGTCGGGTGCGGACGCGGTCGGATTGAATTTTTTCCCACCAAGTGTTCGCTACATGGACCCTCTTGGGGAACAGGCTCGTTCTTTGGCAGCCGAAGCCGAGCAGTTGGGGCTGAACGTCGTTGGCTTGTTCGTCAATTCCGATGTCGATTCGATCGCCGCCCTGACGGAACGCGTCAGGTTGACGTTTGTTCAGTTGCATGGGGATGAAACGCCCGCCGCTGCAAGCCGTTTGAGGGATGCGGGTGTCGCCGTTTTAAGAGCCGTCCGGCTGCCTCGACGGGCGCTTTCTCCAGCGGAGATCGAAGACCGGGTTGCCCCCTGGCGGGAAGTCGGAGCGGCCATTTTGCTGGACGCCGATGCCGGCTCAAGCTACGGCGGGGAGGGGGTTTCGTTGGACTGGCGATCGATTGGAGCTTGGTCGGAGCAAGCGGCCGATCACTGGATCTTGGCGGGGGGGCTTGGTCCCAAGGATGTGTTCCGGGCAATCCAAATTGCCAAGCCGCATGGGGTCGACGTCGCATCCGGAGTCGAAGCACCGCGTGGGACCAAGGATGCGAACCTGGTGAACGCATTTTGCCTGGAGGCAGAACGTGGGCTTCAGGAACAATTTCGCCCCTAA
- a CDS encoding ParA family protein gives MNKILCVVNQKGGVGKTTTAVNLAAALAMSGQRVLLIDMDPQCNATSALGCTPTDGHPLVRDQPIRESVVATEIADLDLLPGSRTFHDVDQLAKTDGPEADRLKQHLGEGVHAYQYVLLDCPPSVGTLTQAALAASTEVLMPIQCEYFAMEGLTQLIQVIRRAIQQTDGRLTFGGILLTMYDPRLELTHEVDQEVREFFGDIVFDTVVPRDVSLSEAPSHGQSVFEYAPRSRGAFAYTQLCMEVLERE, from the coding sequence GTGAACAAGATCCTTTGCGTTGTCAATCAGAAGGGCGGCGTCGGTAAAACGACGACGGCCGTCAATTTAGCGGCCGCCCTGGCGATGTCCGGGCAGCGGGTGCTGTTGATTGACATGGATCCTCAGTGCAACGCGACCAGTGCTCTCGGTTGCACGCCGACCGACGGGCACCCGCTGGTTCGCGATCAGCCGATCCGCGAGAGTGTGGTCGCTACGGAGATCGCCGATCTGGATCTATTGCCAGGCAGCCGGACCTTTCATGACGTCGATCAGTTGGCGAAAACGGACGGTCCCGAAGCGGATCGTCTGAAGCAGCATCTGGGCGAAGGGGTCCACGCCTATCAATATGTCTTGTTAGATTGCCCGCCCAGTGTGGGGACTTTGACCCAGGCAGCGCTTGCTGCCAGCACCGAAGTCCTGATGCCAATCCAGTGCGAATATTTTGCGATGGAGGGGCTGACGCAACTAATTCAGGTAATTCGGCGGGCGATCCAGCAAACCGATGGAAGACTGACCTTTGGCGGAATCCTACTTACCATGTACGATCCCCGTCTGGAATTGACCCACGAAGTGGACCAGGAGGTCCGAGAGTTTTTTGGGGACATCGTGTTTGACACGGTTGTTCCCCGCGATGTGTCCCTTAGCGAAGCGCCCAGCCACGGCCAAAGCGTTTTCGAATACGCGCCCCGCAGCCGCGGAGCGTTCGCCTATACTCAGCTATGCATGGAGGTGCTTGAACGTGAGTAA
- a CDS encoding ParB/RepB/Spo0J family partition protein: MSNPTGSKDRRLGKGLAALLGTPLDEDMSQISGGGNRRPAESPSRSSEKGTSSAKSTASNDSESKTTSARSTSPKKETHESGERSVELSVYEIDNNPFQPRREFNEEEIASLAESLKEHEQLQPVIVRKVGARYQLISGERRLRAAIHAGLPTVRADIRDADDRLVAELAIIENLQRKDLNAIEKAMSFRRYIDEHQCTQEDLANRLKIDRSTIANLMRLLELPAAVIDQVNNERISSSHARALLPLGDERQQVQLGKQIEEEKWSVRATEHHVSALLQAEDEEESGVIRMDTTKKKRTVSPHIQSLQQDLRMQLGTKVEIRETSKGRGKITIHFSSPEEFERLQQLMGTDAVVAA; encoded by the coding sequence GTGAGTAACCCAACAGGTTCAAAAGATCGTCGTTTAGGAAAAGGTTTGGCAGCCCTTCTGGGAACGCCGCTCGATGAAGATATGAGTCAGATTTCCGGTGGTGGCAATCGCCGCCCCGCAGAAAGTCCTTCGCGGTCCTCCGAAAAAGGGACCTCGTCGGCGAAATCGACGGCGTCAAACGATTCGGAATCGAAGACCACATCCGCTCGTTCGACATCGCCCAAAAAAGAGACGCACGAATCGGGCGAGCGAAGCGTTGAGCTAAGTGTCTACGAGATTGACAACAATCCGTTCCAGCCACGACGAGAATTCAACGAAGAAGAAATCGCTTCGCTGGCGGAAAGTCTGAAAGAACATGAACAGCTTCAGCCGGTCATCGTCCGCAAGGTCGGGGCTCGGTATCAGTTGATCAGTGGCGAACGTCGCTTGCGAGCTGCGATCCACGCCGGCTTGCCGACCGTTCGCGCGGATATCCGGGATGCCGACGATCGTTTGGTCGCAGAACTTGCGATCATCGAAAACTTGCAGCGAAAGGATCTGAATGCAATCGAAAAGGCGATGTCGTTCCGCCGCTACATCGATGAGCATCAATGCACTCAAGAAGATCTTGCCAACCGTTTGAAAATCGATCGCAGCACGATCGCTAACCTAATGCGTCTGTTGGAATTGCCAGCCGCCGTGATCGATCAGGTCAACAACGAACGGATCTCTTCCAGCCACGCTCGAGCTTTATTGCCGCTGGGGGATGAACGTCAGCAGGTGCAATTGGGCAAGCAGATCGAAGAAGAGAAATGGAGCGTTCGAGCGACCGAACACCATGTGTCGGCATTGCTGCAGGCTGAAGACGAAGAGGAATCGGGCGTCATCCGAATGGATACGACCAAAAAGAAACGAACGGTTTCGCCTCATATCCAATCGCTTCAGCAAGACCTGCGAATGCAGTTAGGCACAAAAGTAGAAATTCGCGAGACTTCCAAAGGCCGTGGGAAAATCACCATCCATTTCTCCAGTCCCGAAGAATTCGAGCGACTGCAGCAGTTGATGGGGACCGACGCAGTCGTCGCCGCCTAA
- a CDS encoding DUF1015 domain-containing protein, producing MPEIQAFHGIRYNLGHVGSLADVVAPPYDVIDPKLQSALYEKHPANVVRIILNRDEPGDAGDVRYERAGRFLKNWQAEGVLEREAHPAIYVYHQHFEFAGQHYLRRGFLAGVRLQRFGEGNIYPHEETHSKAKIDRLKLTNACQANCSPIFGLYPDAENETQWVLEEVIAGVAGLEATDSLGVKHTIWPIMDAQTIAAVAALIEDKPMFIADGHHRYETACNYRDQLIEQHGPLPEDHPANFVMTMCVGMSDSGMIVLPTHRLLHGTESFSSEEIIRRLGNCFDCRIVAEGPEGANEAWEEMEVADEQGLIGLYATADKKWLLCEATEAAMDRMAELAPEKSEEWRSLGVSLLHRLVFEDLLGAADHPKPTYVHQVSEVVDGLEGKGEFSENESTEPFTLGALVMPASLDLVEMISLNQERMPAKSTYFYPKLLSGLVLKPLA from the coding sequence ATGCCTGAAATTCAAGCCTTCCACGGAATTCGCTACAACCTTGGTCATGTTGGTTCGCTGGCAGACGTTGTCGCCCCGCCCTACGACGTGATCGATCCGAAATTGCAGTCTGCTTTGTATGAAAAGCATCCGGCCAATGTCGTGCGGATCATTCTGAATCGCGACGAACCGGGCGACGCGGGGGATGTTCGCTATGAACGCGCGGGTCGGTTCTTGAAGAACTGGCAGGCCGAAGGGGTACTTGAGAGAGAGGCCCACCCTGCGATCTATGTCTACCACCAACACTTTGAGTTTGCTGGCCAACATTATTTGCGGCGTGGATTCTTGGCAGGAGTTCGTTTGCAGAGATTTGGGGAAGGAAATATCTATCCTCACGAAGAAACCCATTCGAAGGCGAAAATCGATCGTTTGAAATTGACCAATGCCTGCCAAGCCAATTGCAGCCCGATCTTTGGACTCTATCCCGACGCGGAGAACGAAACGCAGTGGGTCTTGGAAGAGGTGATCGCTGGAGTGGCCGGGTTGGAGGCAACCGATTCCTTGGGTGTCAAACATACGATTTGGCCGATCATGGATGCCCAGACAATCGCCGCGGTCGCTGCCCTGATCGAAGATAAGCCGATGTTTATCGCCGACGGCCATCATCGCTACGAGACCGCCTGCAACTATCGCGACCAATTGATTGAGCAGCATGGCCCGTTGCCAGAAGACCATCCTGCGAATTTTGTGATGACCATGTGTGTTGGAATGAGCGATTCAGGAATGATTGTTCTCCCCACCCATCGCCTGCTGCACGGGACCGAATCGTTTTCCTCTGAGGAGATCATTCGGCGTTTGGGAAATTGCTTTGATTGCCGAATTGTCGCCGAGGGGCCCGAAGGTGCGAACGAGGCGTGGGAAGAGATGGAGGTCGCCGACGAGCAAGGTCTGATCGGGCTGTATGCGACGGCCGACAAGAAGTGGTTGCTCTGTGAAGCGACCGAAGCGGCGATGGACCGGATGGCCGAATTGGCTCCGGAGAAGAGCGAAGAATGGCGTTCGTTGGGCGTCAGCCTGCTGCACCGCTTGGTCTTTGAAGATCTGCTGGGGGCGGCAGACCATCCGAAACCAACCTACGTCCACCAGGTTTCGGAAGTGGTTGACGGATTGGAAGGAAAGGGCGAGTTCAGCGAGAACGAGTCGACCGAGCCGTTTACCTTGGGAGCCTTGGTGATGCCGGCCAGTTTGGACTTGGTTGAAATGATCAGTCTGAACCAGGAACGGATGCCGGCCAAAAGCACCTACTTCTACCCCAAATTGTTGAGTGGGTTGGTTCTGAAACCTTTGGCTTAA
- the yidD gene encoding membrane protein insertion efficiency factor YidD, with amino-acid sequence MKRGVLFLIQCYQKGISPMFPPCCRFAPTCSQYAIEAIERYGIVRGIWKATCRIAKCHPWHPGGYDPP; translated from the coding sequence ATGAAAAGAGGCGTGCTGTTCCTTATCCAATGCTACCAAAAGGGGATCAGCCCAATGTTCCCCCCCTGCTGCCGCTTCGCACCGACTTGCAGCCAATATGCGATCGAAGCGATCGAGCGGTACGGGATCGTGCGTGGGATTTGGAAAGCGACCTGCCGGATCGCAAAATGTCACCCCTGGCACCCCGGCGGGTACGATCCCCCGTAA